Part of the Gammaproteobacteria bacterium genome is shown below.
GAAGATCTGGTCGGTCGTTTTGTGGCCAAGGATATCCACATTGCGGCCACGGGTGAGGTGGTTGAAGCGGGCACCGAAATAAGCGACGCCCTGTTGGTCCGCTTTGAAGAGGCCGGGATCAGTGCGGTGGAGTGTTTGTTTATTGATCACGCGACTGTTGGGCCTTATTTGCGCAATACCCTGGCCAGTGATAAAAACCAGACGGTGGAAGAGGCCTTAATTGATATTTACCGGATGATGCGTCCGGGGGAGCCGCCGACCGTTGATGCAGCGACCGCATCTCGTGAGCCTGTTTTTGATCCAGATCGCTATGATCTATCCACGTTGGTCGGATGAAGCTGAACAAGCGTTTGATGTGCTGTGTGACCTGGATATTCGTGGTCGCGCGCGGAAGATATCCCGCGTGATTGATATTCTGCTCAAGCTCAAGGATGGTCATGGCAAATTAGACGACGTTGACCATTTGGGTAACCGCGGGTTCGTTCTGTGGGGGTTGAAACCAAGTACGCATCGGTTTGGTGCGGATGGAGCGAGCTAACGAGCGGATGTCCACGGCGGATGCGGATGCACTATGCCGCATGACATCATGAACTCAAGCCATTTTCGGCGGTGATCCGGGAATTTTTTTCCGAGCCAGTTGTCCCGGTTGCCGGATCAGACCAACCCTTGTCAGAGTACCATAAGCGGCGTTTTCGTTTGGGGCCGAGGGTATGACCCGTGAGCGGGCTGGGTTTGAGGTGCGAGACGTGCATCCGACCCATTGGCGCATCTGCCCGATTGAGACACCAGAAGGTCCCAATATTGGTTTGATTAACAGCTTGTCGACCTATGCACAGATCAATGAATTTGGTTTCATTGAGAGCCCTTACCGGCGTGTGGAGGAGGGCAAGGTGACAGAACAGGTGGATTATCTTT
Proteins encoded:
- a CDS encoding hypothetical protein (Evidence 5 : Unknown function) yields the protein MIYPRWSDEAEQAFDVLCDLDIRGRARKISRVIDILLKLKDGHGKLDDVDHLGNRGFVLWGLKPSTHRFGADGAS